One Myxococcota bacterium genomic region harbors:
- a CDS encoding ABC transporter ATP-binding protein: MSEALVFDDLAVRLGNRSVLEGLSLKLAAGEVLGLAGPNGAGKTTLFRVATRVVAAARGEVRLAGTAVDALSRRELARRLAVVPQDVEIPFPFRAGEVVLMGRAPHRIGPGFESEADVATARACLEEMGIAALADRSMLELSGGERQLVLVARALAQDPDVLLLDEPTSHLDLRHRTRVLERVRAFAERGGAALVVSHDLSLAARSCDRLALMAEGRIVAEGSPSEVLRPELLRSVFGVEARVETASDGIPLVVPHRDVGPRDAPGGGVS, translated from the coding sequence ATGAGCGAGGCGCTCGTCTTCGACGACCTGGCCGTGCGGCTCGGCAACCGTTCGGTTCTCGAGGGGCTGTCGCTGAAGCTGGCCGCGGGAGAAGTGCTCGGCCTCGCCGGTCCGAACGGCGCGGGGAAGACGACGCTCTTCCGTGTCGCTACCCGGGTGGTCGCGGCCGCGCGCGGGGAGGTGCGGCTGGCCGGGACTGCGGTCGACGCGCTCTCGCGGCGCGAGCTGGCCCGTCGCCTCGCCGTGGTCCCCCAGGACGTCGAAATCCCCTTTCCGTTCCGCGCAGGCGAAGTCGTCCTGATGGGACGCGCGCCGCATCGCATCGGCCCGGGCTTCGAGAGCGAAGCCGATGTCGCCACCGCCCGGGCCTGCCTGGAAGAGATGGGGATCGCCGCGTTGGCCGACCGCTCGATGCTGGAACTCTCGGGGGGGGAGCGACAGCTGGTGCTGGTGGCGCGGGCCCTGGCCCAGGACCCGGACGTGCTGCTCCTCGACGAGCCGACGTCGCACCTCGATCTGCGTCATCGCACCCGGGTCCTCGAGCGCGTGCGGGCGTTCGCTGAGCGGGGTGGGGCCGCGCTCGTCGTCTCCCACGACCTCAGCCTGGCCGCCCGCAGCTGCGATCGGCTCGCGTTGATGGCCGAAGGCCGCATCGTCGCCGAGGGTTCGCCGTCGGAGGTGCTCCGACCGGAGCTACTGCGGTCGGTCTTCGGCGTCGAGGCGCGTGTCGAGACCGCGAGCGACGGCATTCCTCTGGTCGTGCCCCACCGCGACGTCGGACCGCGAGATGCGCCGGGCGGTGGGGTCTCCTAG
- the eno gene encoding phosphopyruvate hydratase, producing MAELKIEKLQAREILDSRGNPTVAVDVTTSTGVVGSAAVPSGASTGSREALELRDGDAGRYLGKGVQTAVANANGELAKAVQGLTLGSLAEQEALDRALLDCDGTDTKSRLGANALLGVSLAAAHAAANATGQPLYRFLGQDAHVLPAPMMNVLNGGAHADNTVDLQEFMLFPLGAPTFSEALRWGTETFHKLKGLLADKGYATAVGDEGGFAPNLKSNREAIELVLASIEAAGYRPGEDIAIALDPASSEFYKDGQYVLEGEGSTLSIEGMIAFWEDWVRQYPVVSIEDGLDEADWKGWKALTDKLGKQVQLVGDDLFVTNPKILKEGIDQGVANAILIKVNQIGTLTETLEAIRLAREAGYAAVVSHRSGETEDTTIADLAVGTGAGQIKTGSLSRSDRVAKYNRLLAIEADLGDRAVYAGRTTLSGAK from the coding sequence TTGGCCGAGTTGAAGATCGAGAAGCTGCAGGCGCGGGAAATTCTGGATTCCCGCGGGAATCCCACCGTCGCGGTGGACGTGACGACGTCGACCGGTGTGGTCGGCAGCGCGGCAGTGCCGTCCGGCGCTTCGACCGGATCCCGCGAAGCCCTCGAGCTGCGCGACGGCGACGCCGGCCGCTACCTGGGGAAGGGCGTGCAGACGGCCGTCGCCAACGCGAACGGCGAGCTCGCCAAGGCGGTCCAGGGCCTGACCCTCGGAAGTCTGGCCGAGCAGGAAGCCCTCGATCGTGCGCTCCTCGACTGCGACGGGACCGACACGAAGTCCCGGCTCGGCGCCAACGCGCTGCTGGGTGTGTCCCTCGCGGCAGCACATGCCGCGGCGAACGCGACCGGCCAGCCGCTCTACCGCTTCCTCGGTCAGGACGCCCACGTGCTGCCCGCGCCGATGATGAACGTGCTCAACGGCGGAGCCCACGCCGACAACACGGTCGACCTCCAGGAGTTCATGCTCTTCCCGCTCGGCGCGCCGACCTTCTCCGAAGCGCTGCGCTGGGGCACTGAGACCTTCCACAAGCTGAAGGGCCTGCTCGCCGACAAGGGCTACGCCACGGCGGTGGGCGACGAAGGCGGCTTCGCGCCCAATCTGAAGAGCAACCGCGAGGCCATCGAGTTGGTGCTCGCGTCGATCGAAGCGGCGGGATACCGACCCGGCGAGGACATCGCGATCGCCCTCGACCCGGCGTCGAGCGAGTTCTACAAGGATGGGCAGTACGTGCTCGAGGGCGAAGGCAGCACCCTGAGCATCGAAGGCATGATCGCGTTCTGGGAAGATTGGGTGCGTCAGTACCCGGTCGTCTCGATCGAGGACGGCCTCGACGAAGCCGACTGGAAGGGCTGGAAGGCGCTGACCGACAAGCTCGGCAAGCAGGTGCAGCTGGTGGGCGACGATCTCTTCGTGACGAACCCGAAGATCCTGAAGGAAGGGATCGACCAGGGCGTCGCGAACGCCATCCTCATCAAGGTGAACCAGATCGGCACGCTGACCGAGACCCTCGAAGCGATCCGCCTGGCGCGCGAAGCGGGCTACGCGGCGGTGGTGTCGCACCGCTCGGGCGAGACCGAGGACACCACGATCGCCGACCTCGCCGTCGGCACCGGTGCCGGGCAGATCAAGACCGGCTCCCTCTCGCGCTCGGATCGGGTGGCGAAGTACAACCGCCTGCTCGCGATCGAGGCCGATCTCGGCGACCGCGCCGTCTACGCCGGGCGCACGACGCTCTCGGGGGCGAAGTAG
- a CDS encoding response regulator — protein MAEKNRLNILVVDPDEGTVLELKDLLTQEGYRVQSNTDPNAVIEEIKHGAFQMVILDVSPPADPSLELLGRIRAADSDLCVITTTAMPTVDVAVRALKQQAFDYLQKPIEPQELKAVVDNAIREKGLLIDVETRLNQIVGSRLREQRTTAGLTLKQLANRTGLSVSLISQIELGKSAASMSTLYKLATALQVRMTFFFETV, from the coding sequence ATGGCCGAGAAGAACCGTCTCAACATCCTGGTGGTGGATCCGGACGAGGGCACCGTCCTCGAGTTGAAAGATCTGCTCACGCAGGAGGGGTACCGCGTTCAGTCGAACACCGATCCGAACGCTGTGATCGAAGAGATCAAGCACGGGGCGTTCCAGATGGTGATCCTCGACGTTTCACCGCCAGCGGATCCGTCCCTCGAACTGCTGGGCCGCATTCGCGCCGCTGACTCGGACCTGTGCGTGATCACCACGACGGCAATGCCGACGGTGGACGTCGCCGTACGGGCGCTCAAGCAGCAGGCCTTCGACTACCTGCAGAAGCCGATCGAGCCGCAGGAGCTGAAGGCGGTCGTCGACAACGCGATCCGCGAAAAGGGTCTGCTGATCGACGTGGAGACGCGTCTCAACCAGATCGTGGGCAGTCGCCTGCGCGAACAGCGCACGACGGCCGGCCTGACGCTCAAGCAGCTCGCCAACCGCACCGGCCTCTCGGTGAGTTTGATCTCGCAGATCGAGCTCGGGAAGTCGGCGGCGTCGATGTCCACGCTCTACAAGCTGGCGACGGCGCTCCAGGTGCGGATGACCTTCTTCTTCGAAACGGTCTAG
- a CDS encoding iron ABC transporter permease, translating to MKVLSARAAALRLVGLAGLLLFVVALGVIAGPSALHPGDAFRALFGSLEAPAIEDIVWRVRLPRVALAAVVGAALAVSGVLFQALLRNPLADPYVLGVSGGAAVGGILALSFGPALGWGASAVPPAAFAGALLTTATLYGVSGTGGRVSAHHLLLTGVVFNAFASAGIVFMASLSGLTEGTSLFLWLIGSLSSVRADAAPIVAGFLFLGLGCALPLLRDLNLLVLGEESAAQLGVEVGRLQRLLLLSTSLMVGAAVAVAGLVGFVGLIVPHLLRLRFGPDHRLLLPAAALSGAAFLVLSDTVARSAFGGRELPVGAITALVGGPLFLYLLRRNRAGSFPS from the coding sequence GGGCTCCTGCTCTTCGTGGTGGCGCTGGGCGTCATCGCGGGGCCGAGTGCGCTGCACCCGGGCGACGCGTTCCGCGCGCTCTTCGGCAGCCTGGAAGCGCCGGCGATCGAGGACATCGTCTGGCGTGTGCGGCTGCCCCGGGTGGCGCTCGCCGCCGTCGTGGGCGCAGCGCTCGCCGTGTCCGGGGTGCTCTTCCAGGCGCTGCTGCGCAACCCGCTCGCCGATCCCTACGTGCTCGGGGTTTCGGGAGGCGCGGCGGTGGGAGGCATCCTCGCGCTCTCCTTCGGTCCGGCCCTCGGTTGGGGCGCCAGCGCTGTCCCGCCGGCCGCCTTCGCGGGGGCGCTGCTCACCACCGCGACGCTCTACGGTGTCTCTGGGACCGGCGGCCGCGTGTCTGCCCACCACCTGTTGCTGACCGGCGTCGTCTTCAACGCCTTCGCGTCGGCGGGCATCGTGTTCATGGCGTCGCTCTCCGGCCTCACCGAGGGGACGAGCCTCTTTCTCTGGTTGATCGGGAGTCTCTCGAGCGTGCGCGCCGACGCCGCACCGATCGTTGCGGGCTTCCTCTTCCTCGGGCTGGGATGCGCGCTGCCACTCTTGCGCGACCTGAATCTCCTCGTGCTCGGCGAAGAGTCGGCGGCGCAGCTCGGGGTCGAGGTCGGAAGGCTGCAGCGCCTGCTCTTGCTCTCGACGTCGCTGATGGTCGGCGCGGCGGTCGCGGTGGCGGGTCTCGTCGGCTTCGTGGGACTGATCGTTCCCCATCTCCTACGCCTGCGCTTCGGCCCCGACCACCGCCTGCTCCTGCCCGCGGCGGCGCTTTCGGGAGCGGCCTTTCTCGTGCTGAGCGACACCGTCGCGCGCTCGGCCTTCGGTGGACGCGAGCTCCCGGTCGGCGCCATCACCGCGCTCGTGGGTGGGCCCCTCTTCTTGTATCTGCTGCGGCGCAACCGTGCCGGGAGCTTTCCGTCATGA